CCGCGGGCACCACACGTGCACCACTACGAAGGCGTCAGGCGTGCCTCACGCGGCCGGCGGCCGGTGCGCCCCGCGCACCTCCAGCCCGTCCAGCAGCTCCGCCGTGGCCGCGGCGATGACTTCGACCGCTCTGTCGAACACCTCCCGGTTGTGCTCGGCCGGCGCCCGGAACCCGGACACCTTGCGTACGTACTGCAGGGCTGCGGCACGAATCTCGTCCTCCGTGGCCTCTTCGGGCAGCACGGGCGGACGCAGCGTCTTGATACTCCGGCACATGTCCCCAGTCTCCCTCGGGACCCCGGCCGCGTGCCATGATCACGTCCGAGGCGGCCACCGCACCCCTGCGGGGCCGACCTGCGAGAGGAACACCTTCACATGACGAACGACGTGGCGAACGACGTACTCAGCGTGGCCGTGCTCGGCCCCGGCGGGGTGGGCGGCCTGCTCGCGGCCCTGCTGTCCCGGGCCGGACACCGGGTAACCTGCCTGGCCGGCGAGGACACGGCCACGGCCCTGCGCGCTCACGGCATCCGGGTCCGCAGCACCCCGTTCGGCGACTTCACGGCCCCCGTCGACGCGGACACCGAGCTGCGTGCCCCGGTCGACGCGGTCCTGATCGCCGTCAAGCACACCTCCCTCGACGCGGCCCTGACCCGCGTCCCCGCCCGGGCGCTCGGCGACGACACCCTCCTCGTCCCGTTCCTGAACGGCGTCGAGCACCCGGCCGCCCTCCGCGCCCACCATCGCCCGGACCGGGTCGCCCCGGCCGTGATCCGCGTCGAGTCGACCCGCCTCGCCCCGGGCGTGATCGAGCACGGGAGCCCCTTCGCGGAGATCGACCTGACCGGCGACACCGTGCCGCGCCCCCGCCTCGACGCGCTCGGGCGGGCGCTGACGGCGGCCGGCCCGACCGTCCGCGTCCTGCCGGACGAGACGGCCGCCCTGTGGGCGAAGATGGCGTTCCTCGCGCCCTTCGCCCTGCTCACCACCCGGCACGGCCTCCCGCTGGGCGAGGTCCGCACCCGGCACCGCGCGGAGCTGACCGCCCTGGTCGAGGAGACCGCCGCCGTCAGCCGCGCCTGCGGCGCCCCCGCCGACCCGGCGCAGGCACTCGCCCGGTACGACGCCTTCGCCCCCACCACCAAGTCCTCCATGCAGCGCGACGCCGAGGCGGGCCGCCCCCTCGAACTCGACGCGATCGGCGGCGCGTTGCTGCGCGCGGCCGAACGGCACGGGGTGCCGGTGCCCGTAACGGCGGGCCTGGTACGGGAGTTGGCGGACGCTACTCGCTAGTCCCGGTGCTCCGCAGGTCGACGTACCAGTCGTTGGACCGGATCGGGTTCCCCTTCGGGTACTCGGTGTCGACCTGCCCGAGCAGAGTGAACCCGGCCTTGCGGCACACCCCGTTGGACGCCGCGTTGTCGACCTTGGGGAAGGCGTGCAGGGCCGGGTGAGCACCCGGCGACTGCCTGACGACGTCCACGAGCGCGCGGGCCGCCAGCGCGGCGAGCCCTCTGCCCTGGAACTCGGGCAGGATCCCCCAGCCCGTCTCCCACACCGTCCCGCCCCGCCACTCGGTCTCCCAGTACCCGATCGACCCGACGCTCTCCCCGCCGTCCGCGAGCACGACCCGGTACATACAGCCGCGAGACAGCTCGACATACCGCCGGTGCCGGTCGGCGAGCTTCTCCTCGCTCTCCGGGCCACCGAGGTGCTCGGTCATCTCGGGACTGTTGGCCCGCCGCAGCAGCCAGAAGTCCCCCTCCGCCCAGCGCACCAGCCCCACCCGCTCCACACCGCTGAGATCCATACAAGCCACCGTAGAACGAGGGTCTGACATCGCGCGCCGCCCGGGCCCGTCACACTGTGATCGCCGCGGCCGTTGCGCCCAACTCGCCCCAGGCGACGGCCTCTTGCTCCTGACCGAACCGAAGGGGACTCCCCATGCCCGGCTCCGCGCCTCCCGTCCTCGCCCACGACGCGGTCTGCGGCTTCTGCCAGACCTCCGTCGCAATGCCGGTGCCGCGTGGGTGAGGACGCGGGTCGGGACCCGGCGACGCACGGGAGACCTCACGCGCCGCCTCGCCTCGCTCTTCGCCGGCGCGCTGCCCGACGGCGCCTGGGTGGTCGTCCACCGCCTCAACGCGGACCCGGACGGCACGGACGAGCTGGGCATCACGCTCCTCAGACAGAGCCGGCAGAGCGGACAGGGCGGACAGAACTGACTCGAACGCGCATGGTCGGGTGCCGCCCATCGGATTCGCCGGACCGCCGTCCCGTCGGCGGACTACCGTACGGATATGCCGCGCTACCCGCTGCGGTCGTATGCCGTATGCCGCATGAGGAGGAGTCTCCGTGTCGTTGTCGCCCTGTGACCCCAAGTACGCTCCCGTCGGCGAGGTGGGCGCAGCGCTCATGATGATCGACTCCCGGCTCAAGGCCATCTACGACGACAACACCGAGCCCGACCCCGAAGAGCAGGAGATGGTCGCGCAGTTCGCCGCGTCCCTGGGCCCCGAGGGAATCGATGCGCTGCTGGACGGCACGTGCACGCTCATCTACATGTACATGAAGTGGCTGCGGACGATGTGCGAGGAGCACGACAAGGACGTCATCGAGTACGTGGTGCCCACGCACGTGGCCACGATGCGCATGATGCCGAAGACCTTCAGTCCCGAGGTCATCCCCACCATGACCGGCCTGATCATCGCCGCAGGCACCGGACTGAGCCCCAATCTGTGGCGCGCGCAGTACGGGCCCTGGACCGACGCCGAGATGACTCCTCTGGAAGCCACGGCCGTTCTGCTCGCGGAGCGCATCAACCGGATCGCCGACGACACCGACTTCGCCACCCGCCTGATCACCGACGCCCTGTCCAGGTCGGACCAGAACCGACGCTGAAGATCACGGCCGTCGCGCGAGGAAGACTAACTCCCTTCCCGGCCGGTCAGGCGCGTCGCGCACGTCCTCCACCACGTAGCCGTGCGCGACCAGGTCCTTCCCGACCTCTTCGCGGCCCCGGAAGCGCACGGTCGAATCCGACGTCAGCGTCTGTCCGTCCACCGCGAACACGTAGGTCCAGCGGAACGTCACCAACGGCCAGGCCACGGGTTTCGCCGGGGAAGCGGCGCGCCGTCCTCCGTATGGCTCGGCACTTGAATTCGAACAGGCGTACCATTGCCGTGTGGCGACGACCTATGACTTTCCCAGCGACCTGCGCGCCGGTCAGGAGGAGCTGCATCAGGTCCGGGCCGAGCTGTCGGCCCTGCTGAAGCGGCTTCCCTGGTCGGTCGAGCCCCTGGACGGCTTCAGCGACGACGCGGGCTGGCGCAGGGCCGAGCGCCCCGCCTCCCCCGGCTGGACGGCCGACGAACAGGCCGAGGTGGAGAAGCTCCGGCGACGGGAGCACGACCTCGCGGTGTTCGTGTCCTGCCACCGCTTCTGGGCGGAGGTCGCCGCCGCGGACCGCGTGGAGGCCCGCATGAGCCTCAAACACACCCACCCCGACACCTGAACACGCCCACCCGGACACGGGAAAGGGCCCC
The Streptomyces sp. NBC_01485 genome window above contains:
- a CDS encoding ketopantoate reductase family protein, encoding MTNDVANDVLSVAVLGPGGVGGLLAALLSRAGHRVTCLAGEDTATALRAHGIRVRSTPFGDFTAPVDADTELRAPVDAVLIAVKHTSLDAALTRVPARALGDDTLLVPFLNGVEHPAALRAHHRPDRVAPAVIRVESTRLAPGVIEHGSPFAEIDLTGDTVPRPRLDALGRALTAAGPTVRVLPDETAALWAKMAFLAPFALLTTRHGLPLGEVRTRHRAELTALVEETAAVSRACGAPADPAQALARYDAFAPTTKSSMQRDAEAGRPLELDAIGGALLRAAERHGVPVPVTAGLVRELADATR
- a CDS encoding DUF2277 domain-containing protein, which codes for MCRSIKTLRPPVLPEEATEDEIRAAALQYVRKVSGFRAPAEHNREVFDRAVEVIAAATAELLDGLEVRGAHRPPAA
- a CDS encoding GNAT family N-acetyltransferase, translating into MDLSGVERVGLVRWAEGDFWLLRRANSPEMTEHLGGPESEEKLADRHRRYVELSRGCMYRVVLADGGESVGSIGYWETEWRGGTVWETGWGILPEFQGRGLAALAARALVDVVRQSPGAHPALHAFPKVDNAASNGVCRKAGFTLLGQVDTEYPKGNPIRSNDWYVDLRSTGTSE